GCCCCTGGAGCTGTGGGATAAGCCCTGGATGAAAAGCCACTGAGTCTGGCCCTGGGTTCTGGTCCCAGCTTTGTTACTGActtctgggtgaccttgggcttGTGACTTTCCCTTTCTGGTCATCTCTCAAATGGATAATGAAGCCTCTTAGCAGACCTCACCACAGGATCTATCTCCTCTCATGCTCAAATGAGATGCTAAGGTGCTTCTTCTAGACATGGTGCTAAAGAAATAACTGTCCTATGATACTTCTGGTACCAGTAGGGCTGGTGGGCATGCTGTCCACTGTGTGGGGCTGGGGCTGCCTGGTGCCAGAGCCAGGGAGCCAGGAGAACAGAGCCCTTTGTTCCTGTGGCTGACTTTGCTACCTCCCAGGCACTCTGCAGGCTAATGCACCCCCTCACCCCTACACTCCCCACCCTGCAACCCACTGTCTAGGCCTCATGTCTAAAGAAGAATTGAAGGCATGGGAGCCAACATTTTATtggagaagcaaaaataaacacatgtttTATGAGTACCTTGAAGTTACAGAATTTGCTGGGTCAAGCGATTGGAAAGACCAAGAGGCTACCCTTAAAGTGAGGTGGCCTATGTCCTCTGACCAGATAGGAATGGAAGAAGGAGGAGTTGGCAGAGAAAGTCTAGACTCTGGTCTACCATGGAGCCTAGGCCCAGGCCGCCAGAATCCCACCTTCTCCCACTCTCATGGGACTAGAAAATTCTGTAGCTTCCATTGGACCATGGAGGGGTTGATGGAAGACCCGGGTTAGTGTGACCTCTCCTGTGAGTATTTCATTTAGATTTTATCTCCACGGGGTCATAGATGTAGCAGCCCACATCACCAATGTTCACACCTGAAGGAGAGAACCCCATCACCAAGGGCCTTGGGGTTGGGGGTTGCTGGGCTGAAGGCTGGAGGGAACTGGGAGGGGCCTGCAGTGTGTTTGACCACAGGGGAAATTGTCCACACAGACCCACATGCCATACTTCAGGCTCAGTGTCTGGGGTGGGGCTGCCCACCTTTGGGGCCAAACAGGTAGCCATAGCAGGGAATGTGGCAGTAGGGGGCGCCGTCATGCTGggacacagagaaaaagagagacgtCTCAGCTTGGCTCTTTTTCAGCCTCCCTCCAGCATAGtcacccacccctgccctgctcACCTCAGCGTGACTCCCAGCAGTTAGGGTCTTCCGGCACCGCTGGCACCTCAGACAGGGTCGGTGCCAATTTCTGCCCAAAGACATCACCGTCTCAGCTGGTGGAGGAGAGGTGGTAGTTCCAGGGACAGAACAGGAAGACCCACTTGCCTGGCACCACCGCCTTCCCCTAGCTTTCTGTTGTCACTTACCAAAATAGACGGGTTCCTCACAGCCTGGGCACAACGAGGTCTCCCCAGTGAATGTCTTCATGTGGGGAGGGCCTTTAAGAGGAAGAGGCCCCCAGCTAGGGCTAAGGTGGGAGCCAAGCCTAATCAGGGCCCATCAGCCCTGGCTTGTATATGGCACTGTCCTCTTCCAAAAGCCAGGCTCATCCCACAGCCTCCCACCCACATGGACATGAGCCTGCTTTTCTCAGGCAGAGCTGAGTCCCCTCTGACTCCATCTCCTGCCTCATCCCTGTCTGCAAGAGGGACCACCTGCTTCCTTCTCATCCTCCCAGGGCCTCAGGTGCCCACCAGCCCAACTCTGTCAGCAACCCAATCCTCAGGAAACCTGAGCTGATACAGGAGCTGGCCAGGGCAGGGGTGTCAGGTGTTGGGGAGCACAGTGTCACTGTCCACTCAGGGGATGAAggaacagggagagagagaaatgaaagaatgtgAGGGGCCGACCCATCTCAGTGACCCTTCACACTAGGTTATTCCTTCCATGGCCCTGAACTGGGAGAGGCCTGAGTTCTAGGCCAGCTTTGCCTCTGATTAGCTGTGTGACTGCACAAGTTCACTTGCCCTCTACAGACcatagtttcctcacctgtaaagtgggggTGATAATGCCATCTGCCCAGTTTACCTCTTACTTAGCAGCTGACATGAGGAAATATCAGAAAAGGAGCCACGGAGAAGACTTTGCCGTGAACAAGTTGTAGGCATGTGAAGCGGAGGACTAGGTGGAATACTGCCACCTGGTCCCACCTCCTGTTCCATCCTGGGGAAGGGTCAGGAGGAGTTCCTTGGCTGGGGCCCAATCTCACTTACTTTTCTTGCCCTGAGGGAGGCCAGTCCTGGGCCTGGGGGGGCTGAAGCTGCTGGGGCTAAGGTGAGTGATGCTGGCAGGTGTGGGAGTGGGAGGTTTGTAGAGGTAGGAGCCCACACCACCAATGTTCACCCCtgcagagagaagaggggaggtCAAGCTTGAgtctccagctcccagccacacAGAGGGTTCTGCTATTCCCTGGCCCTTTCCAAACTGGTACTTACCTCTGGGTCCAAAGAGAGCCCCATAGCATGGTTTGTGGCAATACGGCCTTCCGTTGTGCTAGGTACAAGCAGAGGGAAGAGGACTGCTTAGGGCCCAACAGGACCTCTCCTGTGCCCCACAGGCTTTCCCCCAAGACAGCTGCCAGGTGTGGCTGTCTACTGGCCTGGGCTGGAGGGAATGGGAGGAGTGAGGGGTAAGCTGGCATGCCAGAATTGCCACAGTGGccagggaaaaagggaaagagcaggtcaggaagcacagcTGCTTCCCTCCCCTACCCCATAAAAGCCACAGGATCTATCAGGACAATTCAGGCTCCCCACATCCTGGCTCATATGGTGCCTATTGAGTAGGTGATCTTGGGAGTTGGCTACTGAGGCTGCCTTTGGTGGGCAGATGGGACTGAAACGGGGCAGGGGGGCTGGTATCTCAGGGATAATGAACAGATACAGAGCTGTGTGCACTAGCCAGGCCTCACCTCTGCATGCCCTCCTGGGGACAGGACGCTGTGGCAGTGCTCACATTTCAGGCAGAATGGGTGCCAGTTCTTGCCCAGGGAGCTCACTTTCTCTGCTGTGGAGGACAAGGTGGAATCGGGCAGAGGGGAGCCAGGCCAAGCTGAAGGCGCCCTCCTTTCCCCTCTTCTTCCCGCCCACCCTGGCTCCTAGAGGCGAGGGGGAGTGTCTCCGGGAGGCCAGCTCCATCCCGCCCGAGTGCCCTGCGCCCCACAGGTGGAAAGAGGGTCCGGAACTGGTCGCCAGCTCCTTGCATCCTCAGGGAACCCAGTAGCTCTCACTTGCCCCGTCTTCTCCCCTTTCTCCACCCAGGCCTCACCAAAGAAAACGGGTTGCTGACAACGCGGGCAGGTCCAGCTCATGGCTCCGCTCTGAGCTGCAGGGGCCGTACAGTGTAGAGGCGAGTCAGCCTTGGCTCAGTTCCCGCCCCCTCTGCTGGCCCCGCCCACGGCTTGGCCCCGAGCCTCTTAGGGCGGAATCTGCTGTTTCTTGGTTCCAATCGGCCGGCAGAAATTTAGACCACTCCACCTGGGGAACGCAGGAGACTTTTACTTCCAACTACTGTCTAGGACCAGTGGACAGGAGAGAAGGCCCTGAGGCTAGACTGGGAGGGGACGGAGTAATGAGGACGCCTGGAAAGGTGGCGATAGTTTCTGGTTGGTA
This genomic interval from Bos taurus isolate L1 Dominette 01449 registration number 42190680 breed Hereford chromosome 23, ARS-UCD2.0, whole genome shotgun sequence contains the following:
- the CRIP3 gene encoding cysteine-rich protein 3 isoform X4, producing MSWTCPRCQQPVFFAEKVSSLGKNWHPFCLKCEHCHSVLSPGGHAEHNGRPYCHKPCYGALFGPRGVNIGGVGSYLYKPPTPTPASITHLSPSSFSPPRPRTGLPQGKKSPPHMKTFTGETSLCPGCEEPVYFAETVMSLGRNWHRPCLRCQRCRKTLTAGSHAEV
- the CRIP3 gene encoding cysteine-rich protein 3 isoform X1 — its product is MSWTCPRCQQPVFFAEKVSSLGKNWHPFCLKCEHCHSVLSPGGHAEHNGRPYCHKPCYGALFGPRGVNIGGVGSYLYKPPTPTPASITHLSPSSFSPPRPRTGLPQGKKSPPHMKTFTGETSLCPGCEEPVYFAETVMSLGRNWHRPCLRCQRCRKTLTAGSHAEVSRAGVGDYAGGRLKKSQAETSLFFSVSQHDGAPYCHIPCYGYLFGPKGVNIGDVGCYIYDPVEIKSK
- the CRIP3 gene encoding cysteine-rich protein 3, translating into MSWTCPRCQQPVFFAEKVSSLGKNWHPFCLKCEHCHSVLSPGGHAEHNGRPYCHKPCYGALFGPRGVNIGGVGSYLYKPPTPTPASITHLSPSSFSPPRPRTGLPQGKKSPPHMKTFTGETSLCPGCEEPVYFAETVMSLGRNWHRPCLRCQRCRKTLTAGSHAEHDGAPYCHIPCYGYLFGPKGVNIGDVGCYIYDPVEIKSK
- the CRIP3 gene encoding cysteine-rich protein 3 isoform X2 encodes the protein MSWTCPRCQQPVFFAEKVSSLGKNWHPFCLKCEHCHSVLSPGGHAEHNGRPYCHKPCYGALFGPRGVNIGGVGSYLYKPPTPTPASITHLSPSSFSPPRPRTGLPQGKKTETVMSLGRNWHRPCLRCQRCRKTLTAGSHAEVSRAGVGDYAGGRLKKSQAETSLFFSVSQHDGAPYCHIPCYGYLFGPKGVNIGDVGCYIYDPVEIKSK
- the CRIP3 gene encoding cysteine-rich protein 3 isoform X3 — translated: MSWTCPRCQQPVFFAEKVSSLGKNWHPFCLKCEHCHSVLSPGGHAEHNGRPYCHKPCYGALFGPRGVNIGGVGSYLYKPPTPTPASITHLSPSSFSPPRPRTGLPQGKKSPPHMKTFTGETSLCPGCEEPVYFAETVMSLGRNWHRPCLRCQRCRKTLTAGSHAEVLSILCVPYPVASQ